The following coding sequences are from one Syngnathus acus chromosome 14, fSynAcu1.2, whole genome shotgun sequence window:
- the LOC119133934 gene encoding oligodendrocyte-myelin glycoprotein-like, which yields MYSVFRSFLSTTKQLQLDRAHPKDPSPETGNINVRTKRGPLKTFNNTQWKGSHSVWSQLISRLKVQHKGALKRNSSVRMRRRALQLLSPNEAPMELLLVLLLGLQFLAACPAACSCNRSHRDVDCSRRALRELPDGLRLDLRFLNMSHNRLQNLDGALASYTHLRVLDVSHNHLSRVPDRLPRSLWQLHAASNRILRLDKNDTVHQWNLRVLDLSNNNLERTVFINNTLINLCMLNLSYNNLWTFPTNMPARLEIIDISHNSLVKVLPGSLDRLPNLSLFYLHANRLSELPFGVFEQIPSLRVLTLGNNPWACHKEAAVTYLLSWLQRSAALILGCPCRPQPICGGGKTGWWNLSTFHLPAVMASTRGLLPDSTKATTTIDSLPDTSTSAGSTQDTRVMTKTPRRITDKFLTTIRVKKPSGLRTESVRRKVPPFSGGVDNMAQSLAKYSSTFLLFSLSLLSLMLP from the exons ATGTATTCGGTTTTTCGCTCATTCCTCTCCACCACTAAGCAGCTACAGCTTGATCGTGCCCACCCAAAGGATCCATCTCCTGAGACGGGCAACATCAATGTGAGGACAAAAAGGGGCCCGTTGAAAACTTTCAATAACACACAGTGGAAGGGTTCGCATTCTGTTTGGAGCCAGCTGATCTCGAGGTTGAAAGTGCAGCACAAAGGAGCCTTGAAAAGGAACTCGAGTGTTAGAATGAGAAG GCGTGCGCTTCAGCTTCTGTCCCCTAATGAGGCCCCTATGGAGCTGCTGCTCGTCTTGTTGCTGGGGTTACAATTCCTCGCCGCGTGCCCCGCCGCCTGCTCCTGTAACCGCAGCCACAGGGACGTGGACTGCTCACGGAGGGCCCTGCGAGAGCTGCCCGACGGCCTTCGGCTCGACCTGCGCTTCCTCAACATGTCCCACAATCGACTCCAGAACCTGGACGGCGCGCTGGCCTCTTACACGCACCTTCGCGTCCTCGATGTGTCGCACAACCACCTGAGCCGCGTGCCCGATCGCCTGCCTCGCTCCCTCTGGCAGCTCCACGCCGCCTCTAACCGGATCCTCCGATTGGACAAGAACGATACGGTCCACCAGTGGAACCTGAGGGTGCTTGACCTCTCCAACAACAATCTAGAGAGGACCGTTTTCATAAACAACACACTGATCAATCTGTGTATGCTCAACTTGAGCTACAATAACCTCTGGACTTTTCCTACCAACATGCCTGCACGTCTGGAGATTATCGACATCTCGCACAATTCACTTGTGAAGGTGCTGCCGGGCTCACTGGACAGACTTCCCAATTTATCCCTCTTCTATCTCCACGCCAACCGCCTCTCCGAGCTTCCCTTCGGGGTCTTTGAACAGATACCGTCGCTTCGGGTTCTCACTCTGGGTAACAACCCTTGGGCCTGCCACAAGGAGGCTGCCGTGACCTACCTCCTATCCTGGTTACAGCGGAGTGCCGCTCTCATCTTGGGCTGCCCCTGTCGCCCGCAACCTATCTGCGGCGGGGGAAAGACAGGATGGTGGAACTTGAGCACCTTCCATCTTCCTGCCGTGATGGCAAGCACACGGGGACTCCTCCCGGACTCCACGAAGGCAACAACCACAATCGATAGCCTTCCTGATACTTCTACTTCTGCAG GCTCAACTCAAGACACGAGAGTCATGACAAAAACTCCAAGGAGGATAACCGATAAGTTCCTCACCACCATCCGAGTAAAGAAGCCAAGCGGTCTTCGGACTGAGAGCGTTAGGAGGAAGGTTCCCCCGTTTTCCGGTGGTGTGGACAACATGGCTCAATCTCTGGCTAAGTACTCCTCAACCTTTCTCCTGTTCAGCTTGAGCCTTCTGTCTCTCATGCTGCCTTGA
- the ksr1a gene encoding kinase suppressor of Ras 1 isoform X1 — translation MDSVSTIGGNMVESGEKPERDGGGGGDAAMAALHQCELIQNMIDISISSLQGLRTKCAASNDLTQQEIRTLEVKLVKYICKQLQCKLKVPETERPDDLDSYPRLRDWLRTINLRPELIEAVEAKFSLDALLQMAGTQVRDIMRRLGFTSEECARLSAALSCLKSVTEAGGELKEDSTTWLSEPTRRDSGSLLTADQLSSLGNPLRPLSPSPLARPSTIHSTPSTPCATFPHPRSGSVSAVSTPEAQTPHLHGESPLTSAFPVSLARSGRLHGHTSTPPVTPPSKRRHRLKPPCTPPPPSRKVLHLLPNITLTRSKSHESQLGNRIEDPLANKCVKKNKILLNMQVNGNGHEDTPCRYPAVPVRTPGLPPAATTMPYTLPGTPTLLEEHSIIKNHKPVHRSSPQAVRRDIGLAVTHRFSTKSWLSQTCQVCQKNMMFGVKCKHCRLKCHNKCTKEAPSCRISFLPIAKIRRTESVPSDINNPVDRPSEAPQFGTLPKALTKKDHPPVLNQLDSSSNPSSTTSSTPSSPAPFQQSNPPSATPPPNPSPKGHRDSRFNFPAACYFQHRQQFIFPDVSSPATLHTDILQDTVSEIEQSEEDLHADLVEDEDEEAGEDNIEVEDEDPELDEDNEEEEEEMCDDGEDEEDGEEIQMNMGSDGECEGDKLDDLPCSRGNQWKVPISRKASQTSVYLQEWDIPFEQLDLGELIGKGRWGKVHKGRWHGEVAIRLLEIDGNNQDHLKLFKKEVMNYRQTRHENVVLFMGACMAPPHLAIITSFCKGRTLYSVVRDTKNTLDINKTRQIAQEIVKGMGYLHAKGIVHKDLKSKNVFHDTNKVVITDFGLFGISGVVQEGRRENQLKLPHGWICYLAPEIVRKMSPGNNEDRLPFSTAADVYAFGTIWYELQIRDWPIINQPVEATIWQVGSGEGIKNVLSEISLGKEVTEILSACWAYDLRERPPFTQLADMLEKLPKLNRRLSHPGHFWKSADVCVTSVPQCSTYR, via the exons ATGGATAGTGTGTCTACTATCGGTGGGAACATGGTCGAGAGTGGCGAGAAGCCGGAGAGGGACGGTGGCGGAGGGGGCGACGCAGCCATGGCCGCGCTCCACCAGTGCGAACTGATCCAGAACATGATAGATATCTCCATCTCCAGCTTACAGGGGCTCAGGACCAAATGCGCCGCGTCCAACGACCTCACGCAGCAAGAAATCCGCACACTGGAG GTGAAGCTGGTGAAATACATCTGTAAACAGCTGCAGTGCAAGCTCAAAGTGCCAGAGACCGAGAGGCCCGACGACCTGGACAGCTATCCACGCTTGCGAGACTGGCTCCGCACCATCAACTTACGGCCGGAACTCATCGAG GCAGTGGAAGCAAAGTTCTCCCTGGATGCCTTACTGCAGATGGCAGGAACTCAGGTGAGGGACATAATGCGAAGGCTTGGCTTCACTTCCGAAGAATGTGCCCGACTAAGTGCTGCCCTCTCCTGCCTCAAGAGTGTAACTGAAGCCG GAGGTGAACTGAAGGAAGACAGCACAACTTGGTTGTCTGAGCCCACCAGGAGGGACAGCGGTTCTCTGCTGACTGCAGATCAGCTTTCTAGCCTTGGAAACCCACTGCGGCCGCTCAGCCCCTCGCCTCTCGCCCGCCCGTCCACCATCCATTCTACGCCATCCACCCCCTGCGCGACTTTTCCTCATCCCCGCTCCGGCTCGGTGTCAGCGGTTTCCACGCCCGAGGCGCAGACGCCGCACCTCCACGGTGAAAGCCCCCTCACGAGCGCATTCCCCGTGTCCTTAGCTCGCTCTGGCCGTCTCCATGGACACACTTCCACACCGCCCGTCACGCCACCATCCAAGCGGCGACACCGACTGAAGCCTCCGTGCACGCCGCCGCCTCCGTCCCGCAAAGTGCTCCATCTGCTCCCCAACATCACCCTCACACGCAGCAAAAGTCACGAATCGCAGTTGGGCAATCGCATCGAAGACCCACTGGCCAACAA ATGtgtcaaaaagaacaaaatccTCTTGAATATGCAAGTCAATGGGAACGGACATGAGGACACGCCTTGTCGCTACCCCGCTGTTCCTGTACGGACCCCGGGGCTGCCCCCAGCTGCAACCACCATGCCTTATACCCTTCCTGGTACACCAACCCTTTTGGAAGAGCATAGCATCATTAAGA ATCACAAACCAGTTCACCGCAGTTCTCCACAAGCTGTGAGGAGAGACATCGGCCTTGCAGTCACACAcag GTTCTCCACCAAGTCTTGGCTCTCTCAAACATGTCAAGTGTGTCAGAAGAACATGATGTTTGGGGTTAAGTGCAAACATTGTCG ATTAAAGTGCCACAACAAATGCACAAAGGAAGCGCCATCTTGCAGAATCTCTTTTCTTCCAA TTGCCAAAATTCGGAGGACAGAGTCTGTGCCATCTGATATCAACAACCCAGTGGATCGTCCTTCCGAAGCTCCCCAGTTTGGTACGCTACCAAAGGCCCTTACCAAAAAG GATCATCCCCCCGTCCTGAACCAGCTCGACTCCAGCAGTAATCCGTCCTCCACGACCTCGTCCACACCCTCCTCCCCGGCACCTTTCCAGCAGAGTAACCCTCCAAGCGCCACGCCGCCTCCCAACCCATCGCCCAAAGGCCATCGGGACAGCCGCTTCAACTTCCCAG CTGCCTGCTACTTTCAGCATAGACAGCAGTTTATCTTCCCCG ACGTCTCCAGCCCCGCTACTTTACATACTGATATTCTCCAAGACACAGT CAGTGAAATTGAGCAATCAGAAGAGGACTTACATGCTGATTTGGttgaagatgaagatgaggag GCAGGGGAGGACAACATTGAGGTCGAAGATGAAGACCCCGAACTGGATGAGGacaatgaggaggaagaggaagagatgTGCGATGACggggaggacgaggaggacggCGAGGAGATCCAGATGAACATGGGCTCCGACGGCGAGTGCGAAGGTGACAAGTTGGACGATCTGCCCTGCTCGCGGGGGAACCAATGGAAGGTCCCCATCTCCCGCAAAGCCAGCCAGACCAGTGTCTACCTGCAAGAATGGGACATCCCTTTTGAGCAGCTGGACCTTGGAGAACTCATAGGAAAG GGCCGCTGGGGCAAGGTGCATAAAGGTCGGTGGCACGGCGAGGTGGCGATCCGACTTCTTGAGATCGATGGGAACAATCAGGACCACCTGAAACTCTTTAAAAAGGAAGTGATGAACTACAGGCAGACCAGACACGAGAATGTGGTGCTCTTTATGGGTGCTTGCATGGCCCCGCCCCACTTGGCCATCATCACTAG TTTCTGTAAAGGGAGGACACTGTATTCCGTTGTGAGAGATACTAAAAACACTTTGGATATTAACAAGACCAGACAAATCGCCCAGGAGATTGTCAAG GGAATGGGATATCTGCACGCTAAAGGAATTGTCCACAAAGACTTGAAGTCAAAGAACGTTTTTCATGACACCAACAAGGTTGTGATCACAGACTTTGGCCTTTTTGGGATTTCAGGTGTCGTTCAGGAAGGGAG GCGTGAGAATCAACTCAAACTTCCACATGGTTGGATTTGTTACCTCGCGCCGGAAATAGTGCGTAAGATGAGTCCAGGTAACAACGAGGACCGACTTCCTTTCTCCACTGCGGCGGATGTGTACGCCTTTGG CACCATTTGGTACGAGCTCCAAATAAGAGACTGGCCAATCATCAACCAGCCCGTGGAAGCAACCATCTGGCAGGTGGGCAGTGGAGAAGGTATTAAAAATGTCCTGTCAGAGATCAGCTTGGGAAAGGAGGTCACG GAGATCCTCTCGGCCTGCTGGGCTTACGACCTGCGGGAGCGGCCCCCTTTCACACAGCTGGCTGACATGCTGGAGAAGCTACCAAAACTCAACCGCAGGCTCTCTCACCCGGGACACTTCTGGAAGTCAGCAGA CGTATGTGTAACAAGTGTCCCGCAATGTTCTACTTATCGTTGA
- the ksr1a gene encoding kinase suppressor of Ras 1 isoform X2, whose protein sequence is MDSVSTIGGNMVESGEKPERDGGGGGDAAMAALHQCELIQNMIDISISSLQGLRTKCAASNDLTQQEIRTLEVKLVKYICKQLQCKLKVPETERPDDLDSYPRLRDWLRTINLRPELIEAVEAKFSLDALLQMAGTQVRDIMRRLGFTSEECARLSAALSCLKSVTEAGGELKEDSTTWLSEPTRRDSGSLLTADQLSSLGNPLRPLSPSPLARPSTIHSTPSTPCATFPHPRSGSVSAVSTPEAQTPHLHGESPLTSAFPVSLARSGRLHGHTSTPPVTPPSKRRHRLKPPCTPPPPSRKVLHLLPNITLTRSKSHESQLGNRIEDPLANKCVKKNKILLNMQVNGNGHEDTPCRYPAVPVRTPGLPPAATTMPYTLPGTPTLLEEHSIIKNHKPVHRSSPQAVRRDIGLAVTHRFSTKSWLSQTCQVCQKNMMFGVKCKHCRLKCHNKCTKEAPSCRISFLPIAKIRRTESVPSDINNPVDRPSEAPQFGTLPKALTKKDHPPVLNQLDSSSNPSSTTSSTPSSPAPFQQSNPPSATPPPNPSPKGHRDSRFNFPAACYFQHRQQFIFPDVSSPATLHTDILQDTVSEIEQSEEDLHADLVEDEDEEAGEDNIEVEDEDPELDEDNEEEEEEMCDDGEDEEDGEEIQMNMGSDGECEGDKLDDLPCSRGNQWKVPISRKASQTSVYLQEWDIPFEQLDLGELIGKGRWGKVHKGRWHGEVAIRLLEIDGNNQDHLKLFKKEVMNYRQTRHENVVLFMGACMAPPHLAIITSFCKGRTLYSVVRDTKNTLDINKTRQIAQEIVKGMGYLHAKGIVHKDLKSKNVFHDTNKVVITDFGLFGISGVVQEGRRENQLKLPHGWICYLAPEIVRKMSPGNNEDRLPFSTAADVYAFGTIWYELQIRDWPIINQPVEATIWQVGSGEGIKNVLSEISLGKEVTEILSACWAYDLRERPPFTQLADMLEKLPKLNRRLSHPGHFWKSAEL, encoded by the exons ATGGATAGTGTGTCTACTATCGGTGGGAACATGGTCGAGAGTGGCGAGAAGCCGGAGAGGGACGGTGGCGGAGGGGGCGACGCAGCCATGGCCGCGCTCCACCAGTGCGAACTGATCCAGAACATGATAGATATCTCCATCTCCAGCTTACAGGGGCTCAGGACCAAATGCGCCGCGTCCAACGACCTCACGCAGCAAGAAATCCGCACACTGGAG GTGAAGCTGGTGAAATACATCTGTAAACAGCTGCAGTGCAAGCTCAAAGTGCCAGAGACCGAGAGGCCCGACGACCTGGACAGCTATCCACGCTTGCGAGACTGGCTCCGCACCATCAACTTACGGCCGGAACTCATCGAG GCAGTGGAAGCAAAGTTCTCCCTGGATGCCTTACTGCAGATGGCAGGAACTCAGGTGAGGGACATAATGCGAAGGCTTGGCTTCACTTCCGAAGAATGTGCCCGACTAAGTGCTGCCCTCTCCTGCCTCAAGAGTGTAACTGAAGCCG GAGGTGAACTGAAGGAAGACAGCACAACTTGGTTGTCTGAGCCCACCAGGAGGGACAGCGGTTCTCTGCTGACTGCAGATCAGCTTTCTAGCCTTGGAAACCCACTGCGGCCGCTCAGCCCCTCGCCTCTCGCCCGCCCGTCCACCATCCATTCTACGCCATCCACCCCCTGCGCGACTTTTCCTCATCCCCGCTCCGGCTCGGTGTCAGCGGTTTCCACGCCCGAGGCGCAGACGCCGCACCTCCACGGTGAAAGCCCCCTCACGAGCGCATTCCCCGTGTCCTTAGCTCGCTCTGGCCGTCTCCATGGACACACTTCCACACCGCCCGTCACGCCACCATCCAAGCGGCGACACCGACTGAAGCCTCCGTGCACGCCGCCGCCTCCGTCCCGCAAAGTGCTCCATCTGCTCCCCAACATCACCCTCACACGCAGCAAAAGTCACGAATCGCAGTTGGGCAATCGCATCGAAGACCCACTGGCCAACAA ATGtgtcaaaaagaacaaaatccTCTTGAATATGCAAGTCAATGGGAACGGACATGAGGACACGCCTTGTCGCTACCCCGCTGTTCCTGTACGGACCCCGGGGCTGCCCCCAGCTGCAACCACCATGCCTTATACCCTTCCTGGTACACCAACCCTTTTGGAAGAGCATAGCATCATTAAGA ATCACAAACCAGTTCACCGCAGTTCTCCACAAGCTGTGAGGAGAGACATCGGCCTTGCAGTCACACAcag GTTCTCCACCAAGTCTTGGCTCTCTCAAACATGTCAAGTGTGTCAGAAGAACATGATGTTTGGGGTTAAGTGCAAACATTGTCG ATTAAAGTGCCACAACAAATGCACAAAGGAAGCGCCATCTTGCAGAATCTCTTTTCTTCCAA TTGCCAAAATTCGGAGGACAGAGTCTGTGCCATCTGATATCAACAACCCAGTGGATCGTCCTTCCGAAGCTCCCCAGTTTGGTACGCTACCAAAGGCCCTTACCAAAAAG GATCATCCCCCCGTCCTGAACCAGCTCGACTCCAGCAGTAATCCGTCCTCCACGACCTCGTCCACACCCTCCTCCCCGGCACCTTTCCAGCAGAGTAACCCTCCAAGCGCCACGCCGCCTCCCAACCCATCGCCCAAAGGCCATCGGGACAGCCGCTTCAACTTCCCAG CTGCCTGCTACTTTCAGCATAGACAGCAGTTTATCTTCCCCG ACGTCTCCAGCCCCGCTACTTTACATACTGATATTCTCCAAGACACAGT CAGTGAAATTGAGCAATCAGAAGAGGACTTACATGCTGATTTGGttgaagatgaagatgaggag GCAGGGGAGGACAACATTGAGGTCGAAGATGAAGACCCCGAACTGGATGAGGacaatgaggaggaagaggaagagatgTGCGATGACggggaggacgaggaggacggCGAGGAGATCCAGATGAACATGGGCTCCGACGGCGAGTGCGAAGGTGACAAGTTGGACGATCTGCCCTGCTCGCGGGGGAACCAATGGAAGGTCCCCATCTCCCGCAAAGCCAGCCAGACCAGTGTCTACCTGCAAGAATGGGACATCCCTTTTGAGCAGCTGGACCTTGGAGAACTCATAGGAAAG GGCCGCTGGGGCAAGGTGCATAAAGGTCGGTGGCACGGCGAGGTGGCGATCCGACTTCTTGAGATCGATGGGAACAATCAGGACCACCTGAAACTCTTTAAAAAGGAAGTGATGAACTACAGGCAGACCAGACACGAGAATGTGGTGCTCTTTATGGGTGCTTGCATGGCCCCGCCCCACTTGGCCATCATCACTAG TTTCTGTAAAGGGAGGACACTGTATTCCGTTGTGAGAGATACTAAAAACACTTTGGATATTAACAAGACCAGACAAATCGCCCAGGAGATTGTCAAG GGAATGGGATATCTGCACGCTAAAGGAATTGTCCACAAAGACTTGAAGTCAAAGAACGTTTTTCATGACACCAACAAGGTTGTGATCACAGACTTTGGCCTTTTTGGGATTTCAGGTGTCGTTCAGGAAGGGAG GCGTGAGAATCAACTCAAACTTCCACATGGTTGGATTTGTTACCTCGCGCCGGAAATAGTGCGTAAGATGAGTCCAGGTAACAACGAGGACCGACTTCCTTTCTCCACTGCGGCGGATGTGTACGCCTTTGG CACCATTTGGTACGAGCTCCAAATAAGAGACTGGCCAATCATCAACCAGCCCGTGGAAGCAACCATCTGGCAGGTGGGCAGTGGAGAAGGTATTAAAAATGTCCTGTCAGAGATCAGCTTGGGAAAGGAGGTCACG GAGATCCTCTCGGCCTGCTGGGCTTACGACCTGCGGGAGCGGCCCCCTTTCACACAGCTGGCTGACATGCTGGAGAAGCTACCAAAACTCAACCGCAGGCTCTCTCACCCGGGACACTTCTGGAAGTCAGCAGA GTTGTAG
- the ksr1a gene encoding kinase suppressor of Ras 1 isoform X3 yields the protein MDSVSTIGGNMVESGEKPERDGGGGGDAAMAALHQCELIQNMIDISISSLQGLRTKCAASNDLTQQEIRTLEVKLVKYICKQLQCKLKVPETERPDDLDSYPRLRDWLRTINLRPELIEAVEAKFSLDALLQMAGTQVRDIMRRLGFTSEECARLSAALSCLKSVTEAGGELKEDSTTWLSEPTRRDSGSLLTADQLSSLGNPLRPLSPSPLARPSTIHSTPSTPCATFPHPRSGSVSAVSTPEAQTPHLHGESPLTSAFPVSLARSGRLHGHTSTPPVTPPSKRRHRLKPPCTPPPPSRKVLHLLPNITLTRSKSHESQLGNRIEDPLANKCVKKNKILLNMQVNGNGHEDTPCRYPAVPVRTPGLPPAATTMPYTLPGTPTLLEEHSIIKNHKPVHRSSPQAVRRDIGLAVTHRFSTKSWLSQTCQVCQKNMMFGVKCKHCRLKCHNKCTKEAPSCRISFLPIAKIRRTESVPSDINNPVDRPSEAPQFGTLPKALTKKDHPPVLNQLDSSSNPSSTTSSTPSSPAPFQQSNPPSATPPPNPSPKGHRDSRFNFPDVSSPATLHTDILQDTVSEIEQSEEDLHADLVEDEDEEAGEDNIEVEDEDPELDEDNEEEEEEMCDDGEDEEDGEEIQMNMGSDGECEGDKLDDLPCSRGNQWKVPISRKASQTSVYLQEWDIPFEQLDLGELIGKGRWGKVHKGRWHGEVAIRLLEIDGNNQDHLKLFKKEVMNYRQTRHENVVLFMGACMAPPHLAIITSFCKGRTLYSVVRDTKNTLDINKTRQIAQEIVKGMGYLHAKGIVHKDLKSKNVFHDTNKVVITDFGLFGISGVVQEGRRENQLKLPHGWICYLAPEIVRKMSPGNNEDRLPFSTAADVYAFGTIWYELQIRDWPIINQPVEATIWQVGSGEGIKNVLSEISLGKEVTEILSACWAYDLRERPPFTQLADMLEKLPKLNRRLSHPGHFWKSADVCVTSVPQCSTYR from the exons ATGGATAGTGTGTCTACTATCGGTGGGAACATGGTCGAGAGTGGCGAGAAGCCGGAGAGGGACGGTGGCGGAGGGGGCGACGCAGCCATGGCCGCGCTCCACCAGTGCGAACTGATCCAGAACATGATAGATATCTCCATCTCCAGCTTACAGGGGCTCAGGACCAAATGCGCCGCGTCCAACGACCTCACGCAGCAAGAAATCCGCACACTGGAG GTGAAGCTGGTGAAATACATCTGTAAACAGCTGCAGTGCAAGCTCAAAGTGCCAGAGACCGAGAGGCCCGACGACCTGGACAGCTATCCACGCTTGCGAGACTGGCTCCGCACCATCAACTTACGGCCGGAACTCATCGAG GCAGTGGAAGCAAAGTTCTCCCTGGATGCCTTACTGCAGATGGCAGGAACTCAGGTGAGGGACATAATGCGAAGGCTTGGCTTCACTTCCGAAGAATGTGCCCGACTAAGTGCTGCCCTCTCCTGCCTCAAGAGTGTAACTGAAGCCG GAGGTGAACTGAAGGAAGACAGCACAACTTGGTTGTCTGAGCCCACCAGGAGGGACAGCGGTTCTCTGCTGACTGCAGATCAGCTTTCTAGCCTTGGAAACCCACTGCGGCCGCTCAGCCCCTCGCCTCTCGCCCGCCCGTCCACCATCCATTCTACGCCATCCACCCCCTGCGCGACTTTTCCTCATCCCCGCTCCGGCTCGGTGTCAGCGGTTTCCACGCCCGAGGCGCAGACGCCGCACCTCCACGGTGAAAGCCCCCTCACGAGCGCATTCCCCGTGTCCTTAGCTCGCTCTGGCCGTCTCCATGGACACACTTCCACACCGCCCGTCACGCCACCATCCAAGCGGCGACACCGACTGAAGCCTCCGTGCACGCCGCCGCCTCCGTCCCGCAAAGTGCTCCATCTGCTCCCCAACATCACCCTCACACGCAGCAAAAGTCACGAATCGCAGTTGGGCAATCGCATCGAAGACCCACTGGCCAACAA ATGtgtcaaaaagaacaaaatccTCTTGAATATGCAAGTCAATGGGAACGGACATGAGGACACGCCTTGTCGCTACCCCGCTGTTCCTGTACGGACCCCGGGGCTGCCCCCAGCTGCAACCACCATGCCTTATACCCTTCCTGGTACACCAACCCTTTTGGAAGAGCATAGCATCATTAAGA ATCACAAACCAGTTCACCGCAGTTCTCCACAAGCTGTGAGGAGAGACATCGGCCTTGCAGTCACACAcag GTTCTCCACCAAGTCTTGGCTCTCTCAAACATGTCAAGTGTGTCAGAAGAACATGATGTTTGGGGTTAAGTGCAAACATTGTCG ATTAAAGTGCCACAACAAATGCACAAAGGAAGCGCCATCTTGCAGAATCTCTTTTCTTCCAA TTGCCAAAATTCGGAGGACAGAGTCTGTGCCATCTGATATCAACAACCCAGTGGATCGTCCTTCCGAAGCTCCCCAGTTTGGTACGCTACCAAAGGCCCTTACCAAAAAG GATCATCCCCCCGTCCTGAACCAGCTCGACTCCAGCAGTAATCCGTCCTCCACGACCTCGTCCACACCCTCCTCCCCGGCACCTTTCCAGCAGAGTAACCCTCCAAGCGCCACGCCGCCTCCCAACCCATCGCCCAAAGGCCATCGGGACAGCCGCTTCAACTTCCCAG ACGTCTCCAGCCCCGCTACTTTACATACTGATATTCTCCAAGACACAGT CAGTGAAATTGAGCAATCAGAAGAGGACTTACATGCTGATTTGGttgaagatgaagatgaggag GCAGGGGAGGACAACATTGAGGTCGAAGATGAAGACCCCGAACTGGATGAGGacaatgaggaggaagaggaagagatgTGCGATGACggggaggacgaggaggacggCGAGGAGATCCAGATGAACATGGGCTCCGACGGCGAGTGCGAAGGTGACAAGTTGGACGATCTGCCCTGCTCGCGGGGGAACCAATGGAAGGTCCCCATCTCCCGCAAAGCCAGCCAGACCAGTGTCTACCTGCAAGAATGGGACATCCCTTTTGAGCAGCTGGACCTTGGAGAACTCATAGGAAAG GGCCGCTGGGGCAAGGTGCATAAAGGTCGGTGGCACGGCGAGGTGGCGATCCGACTTCTTGAGATCGATGGGAACAATCAGGACCACCTGAAACTCTTTAAAAAGGAAGTGATGAACTACAGGCAGACCAGACACGAGAATGTGGTGCTCTTTATGGGTGCTTGCATGGCCCCGCCCCACTTGGCCATCATCACTAG TTTCTGTAAAGGGAGGACACTGTATTCCGTTGTGAGAGATACTAAAAACACTTTGGATATTAACAAGACCAGACAAATCGCCCAGGAGATTGTCAAG GGAATGGGATATCTGCACGCTAAAGGAATTGTCCACAAAGACTTGAAGTCAAAGAACGTTTTTCATGACACCAACAAGGTTGTGATCACAGACTTTGGCCTTTTTGGGATTTCAGGTGTCGTTCAGGAAGGGAG GCGTGAGAATCAACTCAAACTTCCACATGGTTGGATTTGTTACCTCGCGCCGGAAATAGTGCGTAAGATGAGTCCAGGTAACAACGAGGACCGACTTCCTTTCTCCACTGCGGCGGATGTGTACGCCTTTGG CACCATTTGGTACGAGCTCCAAATAAGAGACTGGCCAATCATCAACCAGCCCGTGGAAGCAACCATCTGGCAGGTGGGCAGTGGAGAAGGTATTAAAAATGTCCTGTCAGAGATCAGCTTGGGAAAGGAGGTCACG GAGATCCTCTCGGCCTGCTGGGCTTACGACCTGCGGGAGCGGCCCCCTTTCACACAGCTGGCTGACATGCTGGAGAAGCTACCAAAACTCAACCGCAGGCTCTCTCACCCGGGACACTTCTGGAAGTCAGCAGA CGTATGTGTAACAAGTGTCCCGCAATGTTCTACTTATCGTTGA